Within the Streptomyces sp. NBC_00353 genome, the region GCCGCCCCGTCGAGCGAGGGCGTGTGTTGTCGGTCGGGCGCGGTCGGTCAGCGCATGGGGCGGAAGCCGGTGCGGACCTCGTTCACGAAGTACTCCGGCTGCTCCCAGGCGGCGAAGTGGCCGCCCTTGGGGAGCCGGTTGTAGTGGACGAGGTTGGGGTAGGCCTGCTCGGTCCAGCTCTTGGGGGCCTGGTAGAGCTCGTCGGGGAAGGCGCTGACGGCGACCGGGAGCTTGACGTTGTTGATACCGAAGAACGAGGTCGTGTTCTCCGCATACAGACGGGCCGCGGAGATCGCCGTGTTGGTCAGCCAGAACAGCGTGATGTTGTCCAGGACGTCGTCCCGGGACAGGCCCTCGGTCACCCCGTCGAAGGACCGGGAGATCATGGCCAGGCTCTTCGCGTCGTGGTCGAGCATGAACGCCGCCAGACCGACCGGGGAGTCCGCCAGCCCGGTCAGCGACTGCGGGCGGTCCCCCATCATGTATGCGTAGTAGACGTGCTTGTAGGTGAAGCCCAGCTGCTCGACGGCCACCTTCTCCTCGTCGGAAAGCGACAGACCCTCGGGCAGCGGGTCACCCTTGGCGAGCGCGGCATCGATGCCGGCCGGGATCACCTTGGGCATGTTGGTGTGGATGCCCACCAGACCCTCGGGCTCCTGCGCACCCATCAGGTCGGTGACGATCGCACCCCAGTCGCCGCCCTGCGCCACATACTTGGTGTAGCCCAGGCGCTTCATCAGCTCACCCCACGCACGGGCGATGCGCTCCGGGCCCCAGCCCTTCTCGGTGGGCTTGCCGGAGAAGCCGTAGCCGGGCATCGACGGGATGATCACGTGGAAGGCGTCCGAGGCGTCGCCGCCGTGGGCCGTGGGGTTGGTGAGCGGCTCGATGATCTTCAGCTGCTCGATGACCGAACCCGGCCACCCGTGCGTCACGATCACCGGCATGGCGTTCTCGTGCTTCGAGCGGACGTGGACGAAGTGGATGTCCAGCCCGTCGATCTCGGTGATGAACTGCGGGTAGGAGTTCAGCTTCGCCTCGACCTTGCGCCAGTCGTACTCCGACGCCCAGTAGTGCGCCAGCTTCTGCATCGTGGCCAGCTGGGTGCCCTGCGACTGGTCGACGACAGTCTCCCTCTCCGGCCAGCGCGTGGCCTCGATGCGCGCCCGCAGGTCCTTGAGGTCCGCCTCGGGGAACTCGAACGTGAACGGACGAATCGCATGCTGGTCAGAGGTAACAGACATGGTGGTCTCCTTGATGTCTCAATGAATTGCAGGTGAGGCGGGATTCGGCGACGGGTTCGCAGACGTTTTTGCGACGCGTCGATCCCACTGGCCGGCGCTGGGACCGTGTGGCCCTCTCCTGCTTTCCGGCGCATTTCCATGCTGGGCCTGGGCTGCCCCATCGGTAATCCGGAATGTGACCTGGGCTCCGCACGGGGTGGTGGCGTCTTCCTAGGTAACTTGACGCGGTACGCCGGCAGGCGTCATGACAGTCATGCGGCTCAGTGCCGCCGGCGTCACCGTGGTGAGGGGACGGACAAGCAGGGTCGCCGCTTCACCGCGTGCCGTCATGAAGAGGCTCACGTAACAGGGCGGGTCCTGGGACTGTCCAGCGGTCCCGTGTCGGCGTACTCGTCAAGGTGCTCAGCCAGGTACACGGGAACGTGCCCAGCGACTGGCCGGCGCGGGACCCGAGATCAAGGTCCGGCCGCCTGGGCTCAAGGGATGACGATGACCTTGCCTCGGGTCCGTCCGGCTTCGCTGAGGTGATGGACGTCTGCGAGGTCGGTCAGTGGCCGCGACTCGCTGATGTCGATGCTGAGCGCGGCCGCGTCGACGAGTTCCACGAGCGCCGCAAGATGTGCGACATCGTTGCGGGCGACCATGTGCATCGCGCTCACCCCGGCGTCGGCAGCCGGCTCGATCGGGGTTGCGATCGAGATGATCCTCCCGCCGCGCCGCACCAGAGGCGCCAGAGCTGCGGCGCCCGGCGGGCTCAGCGGGACCAGGTTGAGCAGAGTGTCCACCGGACCGTCGAGCGCGGCGCTCACCGGCCTGGCGGTGTAGTTGATCACTTGATCCGCCCCCTGCCGCAGGACCACCTCGGTGCTCCGAGGACTGGCCGTGGCGATCACCTCCGCCCCCGCGTACTTGGCGAGCTGCGTCACGAAGCCTCCGACGCCGCCACCCGCACCGTTTACCAGCACCCGCTGACCAGCGGCCACCTTCCCGTGCTCGAACACCGCCTGCCAGGCCGTCAGTCCGGCCACGGGAAGGGCTGCAGCGTTCGCGAGAGGGATGGACGCCGGCGCGGCGACCAGCACGGCAGCGGGCGCGCGGACGTACTCGGCAGCCGCACCCCCGCTGTCGAGCCGCCCGATGACCCGGTCGCCGACGGCGAAGCCCTCCGTCCCTGCGCCGATCTCGGCCACAGTGCCGGCGACGTCCCAGCCGAGCGTGTAGGGCAGGTCCACGGGGAAGAACGCGTGCAGCAGTCCGGCGCGCAGAGCGGCCTCGGTGGGATTGAACGAGGTCGCGGCGACATGGACAAGCACTTCACCGAAGGCGGGCCGCGGACGGGGGACGGCGTCGTAGCGGACCACGGAGGCATCGCCGTACTCGTGGATTCGCGTGGTCTTCATCATCGTCATGCCGCGAATCTACGACCGCACTCGGAGACGATCCATGCGCCAGACCGCCCAGTTCATGCGCGTGCGTCTCGCACCCGTACTCTCGGCGCATGGATGTACTCAGCGACGTAGTCGCGGTGACACGGACCGGCCGGCCCCGGTCGGCGCATGTGCGGTGGCATGCCCCGTGGGGACAGGAGTTCGCCTCCGTCCCCGGGTCGGCGGGCTTCCAGGTGATCCTGCAGGGTTCCTGCTGGCTGCTGCCTCCGAACGCGGAGCCCGTCCAACTGGGCACGGGCGACGTGGTGTTCCTCCCCCACGGCAGCGGGCACACCCTGGCCGACAGCCCCGAATCCCTCGTGACAGCCTCTGCATGCGGCCCCGACAACCACGAGCAGTACGACGCCTACGCCTCGGACAGCGTCGACCGGAGCGGAGACGGCGGTCCGGTCACCGTAGTGCTCTGCGGGGCCTACCAGCTCGACCCGTCCCGCACTCACCCGCTGCTGCTGACCCTCCCGGATCTGATCCACTTGCCGGCACACTCGGGCCGCCATCCCGAGTTGCGCTCAGCCGTGCAACTCCTGGCCGCCGAGATGGAGTACCCGCGTCTGGGCACGGACGCAGTCGTCCCCGCCCTCCTGGACACACTGCTGCTGTACATCCTGCGCATCTGGTTCACCGAACAGCCCGCCCGAGGAGACACCACCGGATGGGCCGCCGCACTGAACGACCCACCGGTCACCGCCGCCCTCCACGCCATCCACCGAGACCCGGCAGCACCCTGGACCGTGGCGAAACTCGCTGCGGAAGCCGGACTCTCCCGGGCACCGTTCGCCAGACGCTTCGCCCTGCTGATCGGCCAACCGCCCCTCGGCTACCTGACCTGGTGGCGGATGACCACGGCAGCGCGCCTGCTACGCACATCGGACGCACCGTTGAGATCCATCGCTGCCCAGGTGGGCTACACATCCGAGTTCGCCTTCGCCAACGCGTTCAAACGCACGCACGGGACCGCACCCGGAGCGTACCGGCGGAACAGCTGATCCGGAGCGGCAAACCTGAGCACGTTCAGTCGTACGCGGCTGGGCACATTCAGGTGTACGCCGACATCCCGCCCCGTGCGCCGGTGCCGGTGCCATGGACCGGCAACAGTTTTGTGATCTTCGGTCGTCATCAAGTGGTCCTCAACCCGGGCCAGTTGTGGCGCACGCGCACTCAGACGCAGACGCAGACGCAGACGGGCGATACCTGCCGGAGGGCTTTCCGGCTGGGCTCGCCGGCGTTGGGGAAACAACGGCCGTGCGGCGAACCGCCGGAAAGCTGGTCGGGTCCGGGCGTCCCGCAGTGGCTGCCTTCAGCCTCGGTGGGTTTCCAGCAGTCGCAGCCAGATTTCGCCGAGGGTGGGGAAGGCGGGGACGGCGTGCCAGAGCCGGTCGAGGGGTACCTCGCCGGCGACGGCGATGGTGGCGGAGTGCACCAGTTCCCCGACGCCGGGTCCGGCGAAGGTGACGCCCACCACGGTGTTGCGGTCGGTGTCGATGAGCATGCGGGCCCGGCCGCGGTAGTCCTCGCCGTACTGGTGGGCGCCCGCAACGTGTGCGAGGTCGTAGTCCACCACCTCGATCCGGCGCCCGCTCTGTTCGGCCTCGCGGCTGGTCAGACCGACGGAAGCGACCTCGGGGGTGGTGAAGACAACCTGCGGGACGGCCACGTGGTCAGCGGTGGCGACATGCGCGCCCCAGGGCGCGTCGTCGACCGGTTCCCCGTTGGCGCGGGCCCCGATGACAGCGCCGGCGATCCGGGCCTGGTACTTGCCCTGATGCGTCATCAGGGCGCGGCGGTTGACGTCGCCGACGGCGTAGAACCAGCCGTCGGCGACGTCGGTCACTCGGAAGGTGTCGTCCACCTTCAGCCAGTCGCCCGGGGTGAGACCTATCGTCTCCAGCCCCAGGTCCCAGGTCCGCGGAGCACGGCCGGTGGCCAGCAGGATCTCGTCCGCCACCAGATGCCCGCCATCGGCCAGGGTGATCTGGACCTCGCCGCCCTCGCGCGCCAGAGAGGTCACGGAGGTTTCGAACCGGATATCGACACCGGCCTCCCGCAGACCGTCGGTCACCAGCTCGCCGGCGAACGGCTCCATCCGCTGCAGCAACGCGTCCTCGAGGACCAGCATGGTCACCTGGGAACCGAGCGCCTGCCAGGCGGTGGCCATCTCGACGGCCACCACACCGCCGCCGACCACGGCCAGACGGCCGGGGACCTTGCCCGCACTGGTCGCCTCACGGCTGGTCCAGGGGCGAACGGTGTCCAGGCCCGGGATAGGGGGCAGAGCCGCGCCGGTTCCGGTGGAGACGGCCACCGCGTGCCGGGCGGTCAGGGCGACGGTGTCGCCGTCGGGAGTCTGCACCGACACCTGCTTGGGACCGGTGAGGCGGCCATGGCCGCGGATCAGATCGACGTCGACCGAGTCCAGCCAGTCGACCTGGTCCTCGTCCTTCCAGTACGAGGACATCTTGTCGCGGTGCGCGAGAACCGCCTCGACGTCCAGCGGCCCGGCCACCGCCGGGTTGAGTCCGGGTATGCGGCGTGCGTCGGCGCGCGCCACCACCGGGCGCAGCAGCGCCTTGCTGGGGTCACAGGCCCAGAACGAGCACTCCCCGCCGAGCAGTTCACGCTCCACGATCACGGTACTGAGACCGGCGGCACGGGCACGTTCGGCCACGTTCTCACCGACCGGCCCAGCGCCGATGACAATCACATCGTAGGTGCGGGTGGTCTCGTTCATTACTGCTCCATTCATCACTGCTTCTGCAACTCAGGTGGATTCGGCGGCCCGGCACCTGGCCGCGCGCTGTTCCCCCGCTTTCACCGGGGAGATCCGCAAGGGCTGCAGTGCTCGGTTGATGCGGTTGCGTGCTCTCCGGACCGCTGGTGCCGGGGCGCGCCTTCGCGCCTGGCGGTTCGGTGCCGACGTGCTCTCCGGACCGCCGGTGCCGGGGCGCGCCTTCGCGCCTGGCGGTTCGGTGCCGACGTGCTCTCCGGACCGCCGGTGCCGGGGCGCGCCTTTGCGCCTGGCGGTTCGGTGCCGGCGCCCTGGGCCGGGTCGGTGCCGCCGTCCGGTGTCCGGCTTTGCGGGTGCTGTGGCCAGGGCCTGAAAGGGGGTGGCCGCGGTCCGGGTCGGTCATGACCGTTGCACCGCCGGGTGGTTGATGCGGTGTCAGCGGCCGGGGGCCCGGTTCACCACTTCCTGGAGCACCCAGCCGTTGCCGTCGGGGTCGCTGAAGGTGAGGTAGGAGCCGTAGGAGGCGCGGTCGGGGTGCGGGCCGGTCCGTCGTTCCTGGCCTGCGCCGCGGTGGACGGCGGTTCCGACGTCGTGGCCGTGGTGGAGGAGTCCTCCGGCGTCGTGGAACACCTCGCTCACGTCGATGCCGCGGCTGGTGAGCTCGGCGTGGGCCTCTTCGATGTCGGTGACGATGAGGTACAGGCTCTGGATCGCGCCGGGGGCGGTGGAGGTCATTCCCTCGCCGAAGATGATCGAGCACTCGGAGCCGGGCGGCGTGAGGTGGACCACCCGGAAGTCGTCACTGGCCGTGTAGTCGACGTCCAGGCGGAATCCCAGCGCTTCGTAGAAGGCCTTGGTCCGGTCGATGTCGGAGACGGGCAGCACGATCATTTCGAGCTTCAGATCCATGGGGATGTCCTTGTTTGTTGGCGTCGGTGAATTTCACACATCCGTGCGTCACCGGTTCTTCTGGTGATTGCGGCATTCGGGGCGACAGGTGCGGCCCCGGCTCGCTGTGGTGAACGGCCGGGATGGGCGGTGGGGTGGCTCATCCTGCGGTTCAACCTGATAAGAAACCTATCTGACACTTAAATCGTGTGCAAGTAAAACTTGAAAACTGAGAGTGTGGCAAAGGAAACATCCGGCGGCGGCCCCGGCCTCCGGGGCCGGGTGGCGGCCGTCCCGGACGCGGCCGAGTCCGGGGCCGGGGCGGGGTTCGGGGTGCACCCCGGGCGGCCGCCGGTACAGTCGGCGCGTGCGGGACCTTCGGGGAAGCTTCCGCGAGGCGGTCATCCTGCGGTGCGAGCCCGGCGGCGCCGACACGGCGTCCGGAGTTTCAGCGCTCCGGAGGGCCGCTTCTCACGCGGCCCACGGTTTCGACGGGAGGCACACCGTCTCGCCCGCATCGCCGATCAGCATGTCGAGCCCGCCCGCTCCCGGCGACGGCGTCCCCGGCCGAGCCGGTCCGTCACGGCGGGAGCCGGGCGAAGGCCCACCGGAAGATCCTCAAAGACGTGGAGGGATGCGGGCCACACAGGCACCGGATGGCCGCGACCGGCCCGGCTCGAGGGCGCGCCGACGAACAGGATCCTGGGATACTCCGCACACCGGCCGCCTGCAGTGCACCGAGCCATCGACGAGCGGACCCCCGCTCGAGCTCGACCTGCACTTGAGCTCGAACCCGCGCTTGAGCTCGACCTGCGCTTGAGCTCGACCTGCGCTTGAGCTCGACCTGCGCTTGAGCTTGACCCGCGATTGCACCGCACAGGACCGGCCCGTCGGCCAGTTCTGTTTTCGCGGGCCGGCGGCGGGCGAGAACCGGCGCGACCTGATCCAGCCTATTAAGTGTGCACAATATAATGTTGAGCATGTAAGTTTTGGGGTATGCTAACTATGCGTGAAAGATTCGCGCGGAGGAGGAGTCATGATGAGCAAGATCGAGACCGGTGCCGGACAGGGCGAGACCGCCGAGGTCAGCCTGCTCCTCGAGGACCAGATGTGCTTCGCCCTGTACGCAGCGCAGCGCGCGGTGACCAGTCGCTACCGCCCGCTGCTGGAGGAGCTCAATCTGACCTATCCCCAGTACCTGGTGATGCTGGTGCTGTGGGAGCACGGCGCCCTCCCCATCAAGTCCCTGGGCACGCTTTTGCAGCTCGACTACGGCACCTTGACCCCGCTGCTCAAGCGCCTGCAGGCTCACGGGTTCATCCGGCGCGAGCGCCAGGCGAGCGACGAGCGCTCGGTGCAGATCACCCTCACCGAGCAGGGGACCGAGCTCCGCGAGCGCGCTCTCGCCGTTCCCGTCGCCATGGGGGAGGCTGTCGGCTTGGGCCCTCGTGAGATCGAGGATGCCAAGTGCTTCCTCGAGCGTCTGACAGCCAACCTCTCCGCAGCCTGACCCGGCTGCCGCCCGTCACTGAATCGCCGCC harbors:
- a CDS encoding dihydrolipoyl dehydrogenase family protein, with amino-acid sequence MNETTRTYDVIVIGAGPVGENVAERARAAGLSTVIVERELLGGECSFWACDPSKALLRPVVARADARRIPGLNPAVAGPLDVEAVLAHRDKMSSYWKDEDQVDWLDSVDVDLIRGHGRLTGPKQVSVQTPDGDTVALTARHAVAVSTGTGAALPPIPGLDTVRPWTSREATSAGKVPGRLAVVGGGVVAVEMATAWQALGSQVTMLVLEDALLQRMEPFAGELVTDGLREAGVDIRFETSVTSLAREGGEVQITLADGGHLVADEILLATGRAPRTWDLGLETIGLTPGDWLKVDDTFRVTDVADGWFYAVGDVNRRALMTHQGKYQARIAGAVIGARANGEPVDDAPWGAHVATADHVAVPQVVFTTPEVASVGLTSREAEQSGRRIEVVDYDLAHVAGAHQYGEDYRGRARMLIDTDRNTVVGVTFAGPGVGELVHSATIAVAGEVPLDRLWHAVPAFPTLGEIWLRLLETHRG
- a CDS encoding epoxide hydrolase family protein, whose amino-acid sequence is MSVTSDQHAIRPFTFEFPEADLKDLRARIEATRWPERETVVDQSQGTQLATMQKLAHYWASEYDWRKVEAKLNSYPQFITEIDGLDIHFVHVRSKHENAMPVIVTHGWPGSVIEQLKIIEPLTNPTAHGGDASDAFHVIIPSMPGYGFSGKPTEKGWGPERIARAWGELMKRLGYTKYVAQGGDWGAIVTDLMGAQEPEGLVGIHTNMPKVIPAGIDAALAKGDPLPEGLSLSDEEKVAVEQLGFTYKHVYYAYMMGDRPQSLTGLADSPVGLAAFMLDHDAKSLAMISRSFDGVTEGLSRDDVLDNITLFWLTNTAISAARLYAENTTSFFGINNVKLPVAVSAFPDELYQAPKSWTEQAYPNLVHYNRLPKGGHFAAWEQPEYFVNEVRTGFRPMR
- a CDS encoding AraC family transcriptional regulator, with product MDVLSDVVAVTRTGRPRSAHVRWHAPWGQEFASVPGSAGFQVILQGSCWLLPPNAEPVQLGTGDVVFLPHGSGHTLADSPESLVTASACGPDNHEQYDAYASDSVDRSGDGGPVTVVLCGAYQLDPSRTHPLLLTLPDLIHLPAHSGRHPELRSAVQLLAAEMEYPRLGTDAVVPALLDTLLLYILRIWFTEQPARGDTTGWAAALNDPPVTAALHAIHRDPAAPWTVAKLAAEAGLSRAPFARRFALLIGQPPLGYLTWWRMTTAARLLRTSDAPLRSIAAQVGYTSEFAFANAFKRTHGTAPGAYRRNS
- a CDS encoding VOC family protein, with the translated sequence MDLKLEMIVLPVSDIDRTKAFYEALGFRLDVDYTASDDFRVVHLTPPGSECSIIFGEGMTSTAPGAIQSLYLIVTDIEEAHAELTSRGIDVSEVFHDAGGLLHHGHDVGTAVHRGAGQERRTGPHPDRASYGSYLTFSDPDGNGWVLQEVVNRAPGR
- a CDS encoding NADP-dependent oxidoreductase — its product is MTMMKTTRIHEYGDASVVRYDAVPRPRPAFGEVLVHVAATSFNPTEAALRAGLLHAFFPVDLPYTLGWDVAGTVAEIGAGTEGFAVGDRVIGRLDSGGAAAEYVRAPAAVLVAAPASIPLANAAALPVAGLTAWQAVFEHGKVAAGQRVLVNGAGGGVGGFVTQLAKYAGAEVIATASPRSTEVVLRQGADQVINYTARPVSAALDGPVDTLLNLVPLSPPGAAALAPLVRRGGRIISIATPIEPAADAGVSAMHMVARNDVAHLAALVELVDAAALSIDISESRPLTDLADVHHLSEAGRTRGKVIVIP
- a CDS encoding MarR family winged helix-turn-helix transcriptional regulator; the protein is MMSKIETGAGQGETAEVSLLLEDQMCFALYAAQRAVTSRYRPLLEELNLTYPQYLVMLVLWEHGALPIKSLGTLLQLDYGTLTPLLKRLQAHGFIRRERQASDERSVQITLTEQGTELRERALAVPVAMGEAVGLGPREIEDAKCFLERLTANLSAA